Genomic window (Methanomassiliicoccales archaeon):
TAGCGATAAGTATTGACACGTCGATACAAGTAGGGGGTTAATTGATGGCCATTGCTTATGTTCTTATTATTACGGCACCTCAAAAGGATCATCAAATATATTCTGAATTAAAACGAATGAATGAAGTTGTTGAAGTTTATCCGCTTTTTGGCGATTACGATCTTATTGCCAAGATCGAAGGAGAAAGCGTTGAATCTCTTGGAAAAACAGTACTGTACAAAATTGGCGCATTGCCAGGTGTTGTCCACACAGAGACGCTCACGGTAATCGAGGAATTCTGAACGATAAGACGGCAAGGGCTAGATCAGAAAATTATATGCGTAATTGTGAGGTGGAGTATGGAAAAAAGCAGAAAGATTTAAAAAATTCAAAAAACAGGCATCTCAAAATAGGAAAATCTTAGTGAGAGGGTGTATTCAATTGGTGCAAGAACCAATTTTGGCCATTGTTTTCGATTTTGATGGCACTCTTGTGAAAAGTGCAATTGATTTTACTTCAATGAAACAGAAAGTATTTTCGAGATTAATCAATATTGGCGTAAATGAACGCTTTTTGAATTGGGAAGAAACAATTGCGTTTAATTTAAAAAACGTAAGAGAAAAGATGCTACAAGCCAATAAATCTAGCTTATTGGATGAAATCGATCAAGTTGTGGAAGAAGCTTTATTGGAATCCGAACTTGAAAGCGTAAACGGAACGAAACTTATTCATGGGGTGCCGGAGACCATTAATGTCCTTAAGGATAAAGGATTTCGAATCGGAGTATTGACAAGGGGATCTAGGAGATATCTGAAAATGGCATGTCAGATCGCAGGTCTTCAATTGATGCTCTTTGACGGTGTCATCTGTAGGGATGATTTTCCTCATGAAGAGGCAAAACCTAACGGAATTGCGTTGAGGAGAATGGCGATGAAGCTGGGTATCCATCCGTCCCAGTGCTTATTAGTCGGGGATCATCAAATAGATTATCTTTGTGCAATTGATGCCGGTGCATCGTTCGTGGGAGTCTTAACCGGTGCTTTCAACATCGAACAGTGGAGTGGGGTGGGTTGCATGACAGTTATTAACAGTGTAGTAGATCTACCAGCTTTGCTCGATATACTAATGAGAAAAAATGCTGAACTTCTTAAATAGAAAATGGATTATTGATGTATTATGAAAAGGATCGTATCTTCTGAATCAGCACCCAAACCAATTGGACCGTACTCACAAGCAGTTATCGTAGACGGATTTATCTTCTGTTCAGGTCAAATCGGCCTTGACCCAAAAACCAACAAACTGGTGAACACAAGTGTTTCCGACGAAACGAGACAAACCCTCAAGAATTTAAAGGCCATATTGGAGGCGTCGGGATCGTCTATTGATAGAGCAGTCCGCACAACGATATACTTGACCAGTCTCGAGTACTTTAGGGATGTGAATGAAGTCTACCGACAATTCTTTTCGACGGATTTTCCCGCAAGAACAACGGTGTGTGTTTCGCAGCTCCCCTTAGGTGCGAGAGTCGAAATTGATTTGATCGCCAGGACGAACACCGCAGATTCGGACGCTTGATTTGCCATTGACGTAAAGGTTAATATCCCATTTTATCCTAAGATTAACAATTATTATGAAAAATGAAAACGACGAAGATAAACTTTCGAATAACACGATTAGTAACGAAAAGAAAACCGCAACATTTCCAATCCTTGGAATGACATGCGCCACCTGCGCTCAAACAATCGAGGAAGCATTATCCGAAATCGAAGGCATTGATTCAGCTAGCGTGAATTTGGCAACAGAGAGTGCGAACATCGCATATGATCCAAAAAGAGTAAGATTCGACGACATTAGAAGTACAATAAGATCGGCAGGATACGATGTCGCATTAAATGACATTACTCTGGCAATCAAAGGAATGACTTGTGCGACATGCGCGCAAACGATCGAAGAGGCGCTTCTCCGGCTTGAAGGCGTTCATGATGCCACCGTGAATCTCGCGACCGAAAGAGCACGGGTAATTTATGATCCCAGATACGTAAGAATAACGGACATTAAGAAGACAATACAAGAGGCCGGATACGAAGTACTAGAAACCGAAACAGCCGAAAGAGAGAAATCCGTGAGGGAAGAAGAGGCAAGAAGACAGAAATTGCTTCTCATTTTCAGCCTTACTTTGAGTATCCCGACTTTTCTTCTTACAATGGTCATGGATTTTTCAGCTCTTGGAATGAACGAGAGTATGATGAATGCCAGCAAAATTATACTCTTTGGACTTGCAACTCCCGTCCAATTTATAGCTGGCCATCAATTCTATGTAGGTACATATCGAGCTTTGCGCAATAAAAGGGCGAACATGGATACCCTTGTCGCCATGGGGACGTCTGCCGCTTACTTTTACAGTGTCGCGGCCGTATTCTTACCAAGCATTGTGCCATTTGGCCACGTGTATTTTGACACATCTGCACTTATCATCTCATTGATTCTCCTTGGTAAGTATCTCGAAGCAAAGGCGAAAGGGAAGACTTCCGAGGCGATCAAAAAACTCATGAATCTCCAGCCGAAAATGGCTAGTGTAGTGCGCGCGGATCAAGAATTTCAAATACCTGTTGAGGAACTTCAAGTGGGAGATGTTTTTATTGTCAGACCGGGCGAGTCGATCGCATCCGATGGCGTAATAATC
Coding sequences:
- a CDS encoding Lrp/AsnC ligand binding domain-containing protein, which translates into the protein MAIAYVLIITAPQKDHQIYSELKRMNEVVEVYPLFGDYDLIAKIEGESVESLGKTVLYKIGALPGVVHTETLTVIEEF
- a CDS encoding HAD family hydrolase, producing MQEPILAIVFDFDGTLVKSAIDFTSMKQKVFSRLINIGVNERFLNWEETIAFNLKNVREKMLQANKSSLLDEIDQVVEEALLESELESVNGTKLIHGVPETINVLKDKGFRIGVLTRGSRRYLKMACQIAGLQLMLFDGVICRDDFPHEEAKPNGIALRRMAMKLGIHPSQCLLVGDHQIDYLCAIDAGASFVGVLTGAFNIEQWSGVGCMTVINSVVDLPALLDILMRKNAELLK
- a CDS encoding RidA family protein, translating into MKRIVSSESAPKPIGPYSQAVIVDGFIFCSGQIGLDPKTNKLVNTSVSDETRQTLKNLKAILEASGSSIDRAVRTTIYLTSLEYFRDVNEVYRQFFSTDFPARTTVCVSQLPLGARVEIDLIARTNTADSDA